Proteins from a genomic interval of Rubinisphaera italica:
- a CDS encoding SLBB domain-containing protein, whose amino-acid sequence MIVTGQIMKSMRFCGYFFAFLIGAFSVTICQAAPKIIQFDSPKSSQVTSPTVAIIGAVNEPGTYQLQSRTLTLADMVTQAGGLTETAGQKVQIVRGGRAGIVLFYQSQMDYTLRAGDVVIIAEGSPSRAKVISYDHENTNGKSTANSLVVRATHHQPATRKSNYGHIVLVGLQDHAVVMPLWKPELTTDELLTTWLKQPAEVAQGVQLIAGPRSRGEVNELSDGMVLQVPSKLVNGNSLPRLPSILGEPNNPEAKSEKSANDYQPETQNQNRWLKDNGISTDLQPVPITQNAPAKIVSEPEPLASVPEFSLPTLMQSVQPNPENNMQAMRPELRIDSPLQDPTMGMMVIPQSSAPVAAGMSSQSNTKESRISYQPESGQSVDGVSSVPSFETSFDSFVNESFLGENTSESLLSPVSNEEIHLAAANEVIPNPIDVNEPNQSSFIGLIAGGIVIVGVFTVIFASVKTHLEQPEFTSDDELEKEPVVKTRDVKPLVKSPVVESQRQTTPIAPSEEEALLQALTEDRLPTIEERVLMPREMKFFGKPHLHYEFRVDAAHEIPKPHIQTPKVNAESKPKIGSGPTFRITREDVQWQGQVGMEHTSSDFFQQTTPNLR is encoded by the coding sequence ATGATTGTCACGGGTCAGATTATGAAATCCATGCGGTTTTGCGGATACTTTTTCGCATTTCTGATTGGAGCCTTCTCCGTAACGATATGCCAGGCGGCTCCTAAGATTATTCAGTTTGATTCGCCAAAATCATCTCAAGTAACTTCCCCAACCGTGGCGATCATCGGCGCGGTCAATGAACCTGGAACCTATCAGCTGCAAAGCCGCACGCTCACTCTTGCAGACATGGTTACTCAGGCAGGCGGATTGACTGAAACTGCTGGTCAGAAAGTCCAGATTGTGCGTGGTGGAAGAGCCGGGATTGTGTTGTTCTACCAGTCTCAAATGGATTACACCCTACGGGCAGGGGATGTGGTGATTATTGCTGAAGGCTCTCCGAGTCGGGCAAAAGTGATCTCGTATGATCATGAAAATACGAATGGAAAATCGACCGCAAACTCACTGGTTGTTCGGGCAACACATCATCAGCCAGCGACTCGAAAATCGAATTATGGACATATCGTTCTGGTCGGCCTGCAGGATCATGCGGTAGTCATGCCACTCTGGAAACCGGAATTAACAACAGACGAGTTGCTGACGACCTGGCTGAAACAGCCTGCCGAAGTGGCTCAGGGAGTTCAACTGATTGCCGGACCTCGTAGCCGGGGAGAAGTGAACGAACTTTCTGACGGTATGGTTCTTCAAGTCCCCTCGAAGCTCGTCAACGGAAATTCGCTACCACGTTTGCCATCGATTTTAGGTGAGCCAAACAATCCAGAAGCGAAAAGTGAGAAATCAGCAAATGACTACCAACCAGAGACACAGAATCAAAACAGATGGTTGAAGGACAACGGGATTTCAACGGATTTACAGCCAGTCCCCATCACACAAAATGCCCCTGCAAAAATTGTCTCCGAACCTGAGCCATTGGCTTCGGTGCCGGAGTTCAGCCTGCCGACGTTGATGCAATCCGTCCAGCCGAATCCTGAGAACAACATGCAGGCGATGAGACCAGAACTGCGAATCGATTCTCCACTTCAAGATCCAACAATGGGAATGATGGTCATCCCACAGAGCTCCGCTCCAGTCGCAGCGGGCATGTCATCACAGTCTAATACCAAAGAAAGTCGCATTTCGTATCAGCCTGAGAGCGGGCAGAGTGTTGACGGCGTTTCGAGCGTTCCTTCGTTCGAGACCAGCTTTGATAGCTTTGTGAATGAATCCTTCCTGGGAGAAAACACCAGCGAGTCATTGCTCAGTCCTGTCAGTAATGAAGAAATCCATCTGGCAGCCGCGAATGAAGTGATTCCGAATCCGATTGATGTCAACGAGCCCAATCAATCCTCGTTCATTGGCTTAATTGCAGGGGGAATTGTCATTGTCGGAGTATTTACGGTGATTTTTGCTTCTGTGAAAACACACTTAGAACAGCCTGAATTCACCTCTGATGACGAACTGGAAAAAGAGCCCGTCGTGAAGACCAGAGATGTGAAACCGCTCGTGAAAAGCCCTGTGGTTGAATCTCAACGACAGACGACTCCAATTGCACCGTCTGAGGAAGAGGCACTTCTCCAGGCGTTGACAGAGGATCGCCTACCGACCATCGAAGAGCGAGTCTTAATGCCTCGGGAAATGAAATTTTTTGGCAAACCACATTTGCATTATGAGTTCCGCGTCGATGCGGCTCACGAAATTCCGAAGCCACATATTCAGACACCAAAAGTGAATGCAGAATCCAAACCAAAAATTGGATCAGGGCCGACATTTCGTATTACTCGCGAAGATGTTCAATGGCAGGGACAGGTCGGAATGGAACATACGTCTTCAGACTTCTTTCAACAAACGACACCGAATTTGAGATAG
- a CDS encoding malate dehydrogenase — MKVSIIGGGGLVGSCAAFALQGGGIVREIALVDVNQDLVEGQALDLIHGATFMADQKITSGGPEASRDADVIVITAGLRRKPEESRLDLINRNVALFRNILADLKRVGTKKDAIVFVVSNPVDVLTFLALQELGLPPHQVIGLGTVLDTSRLRGMMAHRLDVPATQVQTLILGEHGDSMVPIWSAAQIAGLPLDKWPGVSSTLIAEVEKKTRGSGAEVIKKKGGAGFAVGVSIAEVVHSIALDKQRILPISSLQNGAYGLRDVSISVPTVVGRAGVLGHVEIDLWPKERMGLQNSANVLRGTIDTVLKSIS, encoded by the coding sequence ATGAAGGTCAGTATTATTGGTGGTGGTGGTTTGGTTGGTTCCTGTGCGGCTTTTGCTTTGCAGGGTGGCGGAATCGTTCGTGAGATTGCTCTGGTGGATGTCAATCAGGATCTTGTTGAGGGGCAGGCTCTGGATCTGATTCACGGGGCGACCTTCATGGCCGACCAGAAGATCACATCCGGTGGACCGGAAGCGTCTCGCGATGCCGATGTGATTGTTATCACCGCGGGATTGCGTCGTAAGCCGGAAGAAAGTCGACTCGATCTGATCAATCGAAACGTGGCGCTGTTCCGAAACATTCTGGCCGACCTGAAAAGGGTTGGAACGAAGAAAGATGCCATCGTCTTTGTCGTCTCCAATCCTGTCGATGTTCTCACCTTCCTCGCCTTGCAGGAACTTGGCTTGCCACCGCATCAGGTGATTGGACTGGGAACCGTTCTCGATACCTCTCGTTTGCGTGGCATGATGGCTCATCGTCTCGATGTTCCTGCGACTCAAGTGCAAACCTTGATTCTCGGCGAGCACGGCGACAGCATGGTACCGATCTGGTCAGCCGCTCAAATCGCGGGACTGCCTTTGGACAAATGGCCGGGCGTGAGCAGTACTTTGATTGCCGAAGTCGAAAAGAAAACTCGCGGCAGCGGAGCAGAAGTGATCAAGAAAAAGGGCGGAGCCGGTTTCGCGGTCGGCGTTTCCATCGCCGAGGTTGTGCATAGCATTGCTCTGGACAAACAGAGGATTCTGCCGATCTCTTCACTCCAGAACGGAGCCTACGGCTTGCGGGATGTGAGCATCTCCGTCCCGACAGTCGTCGGACGAGCCGGTGTTCTGGGACATGTCGAAATCGACCTCTGGCCGAAAGAACGGATGGGACTGCAGAACTCTGCGAATGTTCTGCGAGGGACAATCGATACAGTGCTAAAGAGTATTTCCTGA
- a CDS encoding class II aldolase/adducin family protein yields the protein MENRWNSGINDRKLKEQICEIGRRVYNKGFAAANDGNISIRVGENEVLCSPTMICKGFMEPDDICAVDLDGNQLAGKRKRTSEILLHLAIMKERPDVKAVVHCHPPHATAFAVTREPIPQCILPEVEVFMGEVPMAPYETPGGLEFAETVVPFLKATNTIILNNHGTVSFGKDLQEAYWKTEILDAYCRILILSKQLGGVTYLNEQKSRELIDLKKKLGFDDPRFHSEDCDLCGNSAFRDGYKENMPQQKSFEKAPSYPGYLQKPAYEQNGQACSMNNNNGQIDTDQLVKMITEQVMAALGK from the coding sequence ATGGAAAACCGTTGGAATAGTGGAATTAACGATCGTAAGCTCAAAGAACAGATCTGTGAGATTGGGCGTCGTGTTTATAACAAAGGCTTCGCTGCTGCCAACGATGGAAACATTTCCATCCGTGTTGGTGAAAACGAAGTGCTTTGTTCGCCGACCATGATCTGCAAAGGATTCATGGAGCCGGATGATATCTGTGCGGTCGACCTGGATGGAAATCAGCTGGCCGGGAAGCGAAAGCGAACCAGCGAAATCCTATTGCATCTGGCGATCATGAAAGAACGGCCCGATGTCAAAGCCGTCGTTCACTGTCATCCGCCTCACGCCACAGCATTTGCAGTAACACGCGAGCCGATTCCTCAGTGTATTCTGCCCGAGGTCGAAGTCTTCATGGGCGAAGTCCCGATGGCTCCCTACGAAACTCCCGGCGGACTCGAATTCGCGGAAACGGTTGTCCCTTTCCTGAAGGCGACCAACACAATCATCCTCAACAATCACGGCACCGTCAGCTTCGGTAAGGATTTGCAGGAAGCTTACTGGAAGACGGAAATTCTGGATGCTTATTGCCGCATTCTGATTCTATCCAAGCAGCTCGGCGGAGTGACATACCTCAACGAGCAGAAGAGCCGTGAGTTGATCGATCTGAAAAAGAAGCTCGGCTTTGACGACCCCCGCTTCCACAGCGAAGATTGCGATCTGTGCGGCAACAGTGCCTTCCGTGATGGCTACAAAGAAAATATGCCACAGCAGAAGTCCTTCGAAAAAGCTCCATCTTATCCGGGCTACCTGCAGAAACCTGCTTACGAGCAGAACGGTCAAGCTTGCAGCATGAATAACAACAACGGTCAGATCGATACCGATCAGCTCGTGAAAATGATCACCGAACAGGTGATGGCTGCGTTGGGGAAATAG
- a CDS encoding four helix bundle protein encodes MASDEWLVASVERVDMSQFRFEKLDVWHKAIELAEAVYKVSANFPQREIYGLTSQIRRAVVSVSSNIAEGNGRPSNKEYIRFIEIAYASLMEVVSQLFIAQKLNFITEVQLVELKNQANDIARMLSGLRRSLQDR; translated from the coding sequence GTGGCCAGTGATGAGTGGCTAGTGGCCAGTGTTGAAAGGGTTGACATGTCACAGTTTCGATTTGAAAAACTTGATGTCTGGCATAAGGCCATTGAATTAGCGGAAGCGGTTTACAAGGTTTCAGCTAATTTTCCACAGCGAGAAATATATGGTTTAACAAGTCAAATTCGAAGGGCAGTGGTTTCTGTCTCTTCGAATATTGCGGAAGGAAATGGGCGACCATCCAATAAGGAATACATCAGGTTTATCGAAATTGCCTATGCGTCACTCATGGAAGTCGTTTCACAACTGTTTATTGCACAAAAACTCAACTTTATTACTGAAGTTCAATTAGTCGAACTCAAAAATCAAGCCAATGACATCGCTCGCATGCTGAGCGGTCTAAGACGTTCCTTACAAGATAGATAA
- a CDS encoding EutN/CcmL family microcompartment protein: MRIGEIIGKVTLSTWHPSLKGGSYRMVVPLTLENLKGTSDEREESFVIYDEFGAGNGTIVAIAEGPEASAPFHPEQKPIDGSNAAILDEIRVGSGQ; encoded by the coding sequence ATGAGAATCGGCGAAATTATCGGCAAAGTGACCCTCTCGACCTGGCATCCTTCCTTGAAGGGTGGTTCGTACCGGATGGTCGTGCCGTTGACACTGGAGAATTTGAAAGGAACGTCGGACGAACGCGAGGAATCTTTCGTGATCTACGACGAATTCGGAGCTGGCAACGGAACCATCGTCGCCATCGCCGAAGGGCCGGAAGCCTCTGCCCCATTTCATCCCGAACAAAAACCAATCGACGGCAGCAATGCGGCGATTTTGGACGAAATCAGGGTAGGGAGTGGCCAGTGA
- a CDS encoding EutN/CcmL family microcompartment protein, translating into MQLATVHGNATATVKYPAMTGWRMLVVQPLMVDGSPDGFPLLAIDNLGAGVGDTVMLTTDGAAVKEMMKSEASPVRYAIIGIQD; encoded by the coding sequence ATGCAACTTGCCACCGTACATGGAAATGCGACTGCAACCGTGAAGTACCCGGCTATGACCGGGTGGCGGATGCTGGTGGTGCAGCCTTTGATGGTGGATGGATCGCCGGATGGGTTTCCGTTGCTGGCGATCGACAATTTGGGAGCAGGGGTTGGGGATACTGTGATGTTGACAACAGACGGAGCAGCTGTGAAGGAGATGATGAAAAGTGAGGCTTCTCCTGTGCGGTATGCGATTATTGGAATACAAGACTAA